A single genomic interval of Lepidochelys kempii isolate rLepKem1 chromosome 13, rLepKem1.hap2, whole genome shotgun sequence harbors:
- the EIF6 gene encoding eukaryotic translation initiation factor 6 — protein MAVRASFENNHEIGCFAKLTNRYCLVAVGGSENFYSIFEGELSETIPVVHASIAGCRIIGRMCVGNRHGLLVPSSTTDQELQHIRNSLPDSVRIQRVEERLSALGNVTTCNDYVALVHPDLDRETEEILADVLKVEVFRQTVADQVLVGSYCAFSNQGGLVHPKTSTEDQDELSSLLQVPLVAGTVNRGSEVIAAGMVVNDWSAFCGLDTTSTELSVIESIFKLNEAQPSTLATSMRDSLIDSLT, from the exons ATGGCGGTCCGCGCCAGCTTCGAGAACAACCACGAGATCGGCTGCTTCGCCAAGCTCACCAACCGCTACTGCCTGGTGGCCGTCGGCGGCTCGGAGAACTTCTACAG TATCTTTGAGGGGGAGCTTTCTGAGACCATCCCTGTTGTTCACGCTTCCATAGCTGGATGCCGGATCATTGGGAGAATGTGTGTTG ggaACCGGCATGGTCTGTTGGTCCCAAGCAGTACAACAGACCAGGAGCTTCAGCACATCCGCAACAGCCTGCCAGACTCAGTCCGAATCCAAAGAGTGGAGGAGCGGCTCTCAGCTTTGGGCAATGTCACCACATGCAATGACTACGTTGCACTTGTCCATCCAGACCTTGACAGG GAGACTGAAGAGATCTTGGCAGATGTGCTCAAAGTAGAAGTTTTCAGACAGACGGTTGCAGACCAGGTTCTGGTTGGAAGTTACTGTGCTTTTAGTAACCAGGGAGGACTTGTGCACCCAAAGACTTCAACTGAAGACCAGGATGAGCTCTCCTCACTGCTGCAAGTCCCACTTGTG GCTGGAACAGTAAATCGTGGCAGTGAGGTTATTGCTGCAGGGATGGTTGTGAACGATTGGTCTGCCTTCTGTGGGCTGGACACAACCAGCACAGAGCTATCGGTTATCGAGAGCATCTTCAAACTGAATGAAGCTCAGCCAAGTACCCTTGCTACCAGCATGAGAGATTCCTTGATTGACAG TTTGACATGA